In one Candidatus Hepatincola sp. Av genomic region, the following are encoded:
- the polC gene encoding DNA polymerase III PolC-type, with translation MSRKILLDVETTGLNANGSDKIVEIACIELLDDNFGKEFHFYLNPEREIPFEATKVHGITNGKVQDCPVFEHIVEDLLTFIGDSTIIAHNAEFDRGFVNAELMRCGKEIFSKERYIDTLVLARKKFPDQKNTLDHLCNRFNIDLKARAEYHGALIDTMLLGKVYLRLVSKEHLFDEEQHLVNSSINGSTNYVIKYDASYFTLRKYTLSESEKQRHWQFLVENISNHLWTTKL, from the coding sequence ATGAGTAGAAAAATTTTATTAGATGTTGAAACTACCGGTTTAAATGCAAATGGATCAGATAAAATTGTAGAAATAGCTTGTATAGAATTACTAGATGATAATTTTGGCAAAGAGTTTCACTTTTATTTGAATCCCGAACGAGAAATTCCCTTTGAAGCAACTAAAGTTCATGGCATTACCAATGGAAAAGTACAAGATTGCCCTGTTTTTGAACATATAGTTGAAGATTTACTAACTTTTATTGGAGATTCTACTATAATAGCTCATAATGCAGAGTTTGATAGAGGTTTTGTCAATGCTGAACTTATGAGATGTGGCAAAGAAATTTTTTCTAAGGAAAGGTATATAGATACATTAGTGCTAGCCAGAAAAAAATTCCCAGACCAAAAAAATACTTTAGACCACCTGTGTAATAGGTTTAATATAGACCTAAAAGCAAGGGCAGAGTATCATGGTGCTTTAATAGATACCATGCTACTTGGTAAAGTTTACTTAAGGCTAGTAAGTAAAGAACATTTGTTTGATGAAGAACAACACTTAGTAAATAGTTCTATTAATGGATCAACAAATTATGTAATAAAATACGATGCTTCCTACTTTACCTTAAGAAAATATACTTTAAGTGAAAGTGAAAAACAAAGGCATTGGCAATTTTTAGTGGAAAATATTAGTAACCATTTATGGACAACTAAACTTTAA
- the coaE gene encoding Dephospho-CoA kinase encodes MIIIGITGNIGSGKTTVSNFLKKSMYVFNSDDYVKELSKSKKIINIILQQFPKAKSSNGGLDIPKLREIIFSNYRVNIKTLEDIYHPYVLKKINSIIFFNKLFRKKFIALEVPLLFETGLNKVCHKIIVTICSAETQKARVLAREGMNERMLTEIMKKQGNIKYKMKLANYIINTDEDLATIENNVNKIIESLS; translated from the coding sequence ATGATTATTATAGGAATTACAGGAAATATAGGATCTGGTAAAACAACAGTTTCTAACTTTTTAAAAAAAAGTATGTATGTTTTTAATAGTGATGATTATGTGAAAGAGCTAAGTAAAAGTAAAAAAATTATAAATATAATTTTACAACAATTTCCTAAAGCTAAAAGTTCTAATGGTGGTTTAGATATTCCAAAATTACGAGAAATTATTTTTAGTAATTATCGGGTAAATATTAAAACCCTTGAAGATATTTACCACCCTTATGTTTTAAAAAAAATTAATAGCATAATTTTTTTTAATAAACTTTTTAGAAAAAAATTTATTGCCTTAGAGGTCCCTTTATTATTTGAAACAGGTTTAAATAAGGTTTGCCATAAAATTATTGTTACTATTTGTTCAGCAGAAACACAAAAAGCTAGAGTTTTAGCCAGAGAAGGTATGAATGAACGAATGTTAACAGAAATTATGAAAAAACAAGGAAATATTAAATATAAAATGAAATTAGCTAATTACATCATAAATACGGATGAAGATTTAGCAACAATAGAAAATAATGTAAATAAAATTATAGAAAGTTTATCATGA
- the aroE gene encoding Shikimate dehydrogenase (NADP(+)) — translation MFKFALIGNGISYSLSPKIYNYWFKMYGIKATYILMDISLDTFSKEFFTENIQNKFNGCNITKPFKEVLLPFLTEKYPAVQTIGAVNTIHFTNHEIIGYNTDYLGLIDSFSYYNLNLSNKTILIFGAGGAAKSLIYALNTLKLNSSIYIYNRSVDNLAKTKELFPNIKIYNTNFKNEVDVIFNATTLRLDELFKKVDLRIKKDTIIYNLNYNNNEYIKNDLQVFNGIYMLLSQAAYNFKIWFNQKPIINDNLIKYFTN, via the coding sequence ATGTTTAAATTCGCTTTAATTGGTAATGGAATATCTTATTCTTTATCACCTAAAATTTATAATTATTGGTTTAAAATGTATGGTATTAAGGCAACATATATTTTAATGGATATTTCCTTAGATACTTTTTCTAAAGAATTTTTTACTGAAAATATTCAAAATAAATTTAATGGTTGTAACATTACTAAGCCATTTAAAGAAGTTTTATTACCTTTTTTAACTGAAAAATATCCTGCAGTACAAACAATAGGAGCTGTTAATACTATACATTTTACAAATCATGAAATTATTGGCTATAATACCGACTATCTTGGATTAATTGATAGCTTTTCTTACTATAACTTAAACCTTAGTAATAAAACTATATTAATTTTTGGAGCAGGAGGAGCCGCTAAATCTTTAATTTATGCTCTTAATACCTTAAAATTAAACTCTTCTATTTATATTTATAATAGGTCAGTAGACAATTTAGCAAAAACTAAAGAACTTTTTCCTAATATTAAAATATATAATACTAACTTTAAAAATGAGGTTGATGTTATCTTTAATGCTACTACCCTAAGGCTAGATGAACTTTTTAAAAAGGTAGATCTTAGGATAAAAAAAGATACCATTATTTATAATTTAAATTATAATAATAATGAATACATAAAAAATGATTTACAAGTATTTAATGGCATATATATGCTATTAAGTCAGGCTGCTTATAACTTTAAAATATGGTTTAATCAAAAGCCTATTATAAACGACAATCTAATAAAATATTTTACAAATTAG
- the rho gene encoding Transcription termination factor Rho has translation MDIDVNNLTSLNDLKSKPLKSLITFAGTLEIENGTDLKKQDLIFAILKKLAERNIPINGHGVLEVLQDGYGFLRSAEMNYLPGLDDIYVSPNQIRKLGIKTGDTVEGEIRAPKESEKYFALLKVSKVNFKENTSNLKQRVNFDNLTPLYPQERLTMEMKNVQSKDFTPRILDLLTPIGKGQRALIVAPPRTGKTVMLQNIANSIATNYPECYLMVLLIDERPEEVTDMIRSVKGEVISSTFDEPASRHIQVSEMVLEKAKRLVEDKQDVVILLDSITRLARAYNTVIPSSGKVLTGGVDANALQRPKRLFGAARNIEEGGSLTIISTVLVETGSRMDDVIFEEFKGTGNAEIILDRKNADKRVFPSIDVAKSGTRKEELLVDSQTLSRMWVLRKILMQMGTSDSIEFLLDKMRVYKTNQDFFQNMNS, from the coding sequence ATGGATATTGATGTTAATAATTTAACAAGTCTAAACGACTTAAAATCTAAGCCCTTAAAGTCTTTAATTACTTTTGCTGGTACTTTAGAGATTGAAAATGGAACGGACTTAAAAAAACAAGATTTAATATTTGCTATTTTAAAGAAATTAGCAGAAAGAAACATTCCTATTAATGGGCATGGAGTTTTAGAAGTATTACAAGATGGCTACGGCTTCTTAAGATCTGCTGAAATGAATTATCTACCTGGTTTAGATGATATATACGTTTCTCCTAACCAAATTAGGAAACTTGGTATTAAAACAGGTGATACCGTTGAAGGTGAGATCCGAGCTCCTAAAGAAAGTGAAAAATACTTTGCTTTATTAAAGGTTAGTAAAGTTAATTTTAAAGAGAATACTAGTAATTTAAAGCAAAGAGTAAATTTTGATAATTTAACTCCTCTATATCCTCAAGAACGTTTAACTATGGAAATGAAAAACGTTCAAAGCAAAGATTTTACTCCAAGAATTTTAGATCTGCTAACTCCAATTGGTAAAGGGCAAAGAGCTTTAATTGTAGCACCACCAAGAACAGGTAAAACTGTAATGTTACAAAACATAGCTAATTCTATTGCTACTAATTATCCTGAATGTTATTTAATGGTTCTTTTAATAGATGAAAGGCCAGAAGAAGTAACAGATATGATAAGGTCGGTTAAAGGAGAAGTAATAAGTTCAACCTTTGATGAACCAGCATCTAGGCATATTCAAGTTTCGGAAATGGTTTTAGAAAAAGCAAAACGTTTAGTGGAAGATAAACAAGATGTAGTAATTTTACTAGATTCCATCACTCGGTTAGCCCGAGCCTATAACACTGTGATTCCATCTTCTGGGAAGGTGTTAACAGGTGGGGTAGATGCCAATGCTTTACAACGTCCTAAAAGGCTTTTTGGGGCTGCTAGAAATATTGAAGAAGGTGGTTCTTTAACTATTATTTCTACTGTATTAGTAGAAACAGGTTCAAGAATGGACGATGTTATCTTTGAAGAATTTAAAGGTACAGGTAATGCCGAGATTATTTTAGATAGAAAAAATGCCGATAAAAGAGTCTTTCCAAGTATTGATGTTGCTAAATCTGGTACTAGAAAAGAAGAGTTATTAGTAGATTCCCAAACATTATCTAGAATGTGGGTTTTAAGAAAAATTTTAATGCAAATGGGAACTTCGGATTCCATTGAATTTTTATTAGATAAAATGAGAGTTTATAAAACTAATCAAGACTTTTTCCAAAACATGAATTCATAA
- the mnmE gene encoding tRNA modification GTPase MnmE codes for MPNKTIYALSTPFVKSAIAIIRVSGSNAKVSLESLCPSVNFIHGKAMVTDLLDSQGNMLDNAMVLFFEKGHSYTCEDLVEYHVHGSIAVIKDVLAELSKFNGYRMAEAGEFTKRALENGKLNLQQVEGIVDLIEARTSKQREQSLKELKGETYKSYLFWYESIKEILAFCEATLDFSDQELDDNLLTSLKDRLLNIHQDMEAELVKSSNIQKLKTGISLAILGIPNVGKSSLINSLANKEVAIVSEIAGTTRDIIETFLDIQGFPVSIADTAGIRATNNKIELIGVNKALAKAKSTDLKIIMFSAEDFQNSYVAMENMIDDDSLLIVNKIDLNTKLQLPSKHKFHLISVKTKAGIQELQQILAEKLAELTLITENPIITQQRHIELITGTKQELQQAITNFDDPIIVAHHLHSALVYLGKIFGKVDIEEILGLIFSNMCIGK; via the coding sequence ATGCCAAATAAAACAATTTATGCTTTGTCTACACCTTTTGTGAAGTCGGCTATTGCTATTATCAGAGTATCTGGCTCCAATGCTAAAGTTAGTTTAGAAAGTTTATGCCCAAGCGTGAATTTTATTCATGGTAAGGCTATGGTTACAGATTTGTTAGATTCTCAAGGTAACATGTTAGATAACGCTATGGTACTCTTTTTTGAAAAAGGGCATAGTTATACCTGTGAAGATTTAGTAGAGTATCATGTGCATGGTTCTATTGCTGTTATTAAAGATGTTCTAGCTGAATTAAGTAAATTTAATGGCTATAGAATGGCAGAAGCTGGCGAGTTTACTAAAAGAGCTTTAGAAAATGGTAAGTTAAACTTACAACAAGTAGAAGGCATTGTAGATTTAATTGAAGCTAGAACCTCAAAGCAAAGGGAGCAATCTTTAAAAGAGTTAAAAGGTGAAACTTATAAGAGTTATCTTTTTTGGTATGAAAGTATTAAAGAAATTTTAGCTTTTTGCGAGGCTACCCTAGATTTTTCCGACCAAGAATTAGATGATAATCTATTAACATCTTTAAAAGATAGGCTTTTGAATATACATCAAGATATGGAAGCCGAACTGGTTAAAAGTTCTAATATTCAAAAGTTAAAAACTGGTATATCATTAGCCATTTTAGGCATTCCTAATGTAGGTAAATCTAGTTTAATTAATAGTTTAGCTAATAAAGAAGTTGCTATTGTATCAGAAATAGCTGGTACCACCCGTGATATTATAGAAACATTTTTAGATATTCAAGGTTTTCCTGTAAGTATTGCCGATACCGCAGGCATTAGAGCAACTAACAATAAAATTGAATTAATTGGCGTTAACAAGGCTTTAGCTAAAGCTAAAAGTACCGACCTTAAAATTATTATGTTTAGTGCAGAAGATTTTCAAAATAGCTATGTAGCTATGGAAAATATGATAGATGATGATTCTCTGTTAATTGTAAATAAAATAGATCTTAACACTAAATTACAATTACCTTCAAAGCATAAGTTTCATTTAATTTCTGTAAAAACTAAAGCAGGAATTCAAGAATTACAACAAATTTTAGCTGAAAAGTTAGCAGAACTAACTTTAATTACTGAAAATCCTATTATTACCCAACAAAGGCATATAGAGCTTATCACAGGTACTAAACAAGAGCTACAACAAGCCATAACTAATTTTGATGATCCTATTATTGTGGCTCATCATTTACATAGTGCTTTAGTTTATTTAGGTAAGATTTTTGGTAAAGTAGATATAGAAGAAATCCTCGGGCTAATTTTTAGCAATATGTGTATTGGAAAATAG
- the ykoT gene encoding putative glycosyltransferase YkoT has protein sequence MVNSCKLALIVPCYNEGLTLEFSAQQLLKMLKELIANKDIALDSCIVFIDDGSSDNTFSLMQKLNQQDSIFQYVKLTTNCGHQSAMIAGLFAVEADIFITIDADLQDDINLIPEMVKLNAKGFEIVYGVRKKRDNDNFFKKYTAFLYYKILNMMSVKVIPNHADYRLMSKKVVDTLRGFPERNLFLRGLLQNLGFSTTKIYGDRLKREYGVTKYTIPKMLKLAFDGIFAFSFIPLRLIFCLSLFFMFFSILILGYVGYSYYFKGSISGWASIMASIYFLGSCLLISLAIIGEYIARIYIEVKQRPLYIIEDKSW, from the coding sequence ATGGTAAATAGTTGTAAGTTAGCTTTAATTGTACCTTGCTATAATGAAGGATTAACATTAGAGTTTTCGGCACAACAGTTATTAAAAATGTTAAAAGAACTTATAGCCAACAAAGATATTGCTTTAGATAGTTGTATTGTTTTTATTGATGATGGCTCTTCTGATAATACTTTTTCCTTAATGCAAAAATTAAATCAGCAAGATAGTATATTTCAATATGTTAAATTAACTACAAATTGTGGGCATCAATCGGCAATGATTGCAGGTTTATTTGCTGTAGAGGCAGATATTTTTATTACTATTGATGCAGATTTACAAGATGATATAAATTTAATACCAGAAATGGTTAAATTAAATGCTAAGGGCTTTGAAATTGTTTATGGAGTAAGAAAAAAAAGAGATAATGATAATTTTTTTAAAAAATATACTGCCTTTCTATATTATAAAATCTTAAATATGATGAGTGTAAAAGTAATTCCTAATCATGCTGATTACAGGCTAATGAGTAAAAAGGTAGTTGATACTTTAAGAGGTTTTCCTGAAAGAAACTTATTCTTAAGAGGACTATTACAAAATCTTGGTTTTTCAACAACTAAAATTTATGGCGATAGGTTAAAACGTGAGTATGGCGTAACGAAATATACCATTCCTAAGATGTTGAAATTAGCTTTTGATGGTATTTTTGCTTTTTCATTTATCCCTTTACGTTTAATATTTTGTTTGTCGTTGTTTTTTATGTTTTTTAGTATTTTAATACTAGGATATGTGGGGTATTCTTATTACTTTAAAGGTTCAATTTCTGGTTGGGCTTCTATTATGGCATCAATTTATTTTTTAGGATCTTGTTTATTAATATCTTTAGCTATTATAGGAGAATACATAGCTAGAATTTATATAGAAGTTAAGCAAAGACCATTATATATCATAGAAGATAAATCTTGGTAG
- a CDS encoding GtrA family protein has protein sequence MLKLVQIILKIWFHLPQKLRFILVGGWNTAFGYGLFVILYYYFSLNLSKTIILLLAFIIGTGQNLVTYKVFVFQSKGNWALQAIKNYLIAIIFYFINLGLLFLLVDYYHISIYIAQFFITITLPVLLYIVLRYFVFLHG, from the coding sequence ATGCTTAAATTAGTGCAAATTATTTTAAAAATTTGGTTTCATTTGCCTCAAAAATTAAGATTTATTTTAGTTGGAGGTTGGAATACCGCTTTTGGCTATGGATTATTTGTTATTTTATACTATTATTTTTCTTTGAATTTAAGTAAAACTATTATTTTGTTGCTAGCTTTTATTATTGGTACTGGGCAAAATTTAGTTACTTATAAAGTCTTTGTGTTTCAAAGTAAAGGTAATTGGGCTTTACAAGCTATAAAAAATTATTTAATAGCTATAATCTTTTATTTTATTAATTTAGGCTTACTATTCTTATTAGTAGATTACTATCATATTTCTATTTATATAGCCCAATTTTTTATTACCATTACTTTACCAGTTTTATTATATATAGTTTTAAGATACTTTGTTTTTCTTCATGGGTAG
- a CDS encoding GtrA family protein has translation MNKFLNSIKHYYLKIPEILRFAIISIFNTIIGFIVVFAMYHLASKVNYNLLLVFSYLIIISFSFVTNKFLVFTNATGTVTYQYLKTVFVYVINILINAMVIIVLINYANFSQENSQIIGAIVLFICTYFLLKYFAFKDLHFKLLKKPTAK, from the coding sequence ATGAATAAATTTTTGAATTCAATAAAACATTATTATTTAAAAATACCAGAAATACTCCGTTTTGCCATTATATCTATTTTTAATACTATAATTGGTTTTATTGTGGTTTTTGCTATGTATCATCTTGCAAGTAAAGTTAACTATAATTTACTATTAGTATTTTCTTATTTAATAATTATTTCTTTTTCTTTTGTAACCAATAAGTTTTTAGTATTTACCAATGCTACCGGTACAGTTACTTACCAGTATTTAAAAACAGTTTTTGTGTATGTTATTAATATCCTTATAAATGCTATGGTTATTATTGTGTTAATTAATTACGCTAATTTTAGCCAAGAAAATTCCCAAATAATTGGTGCTATAGTACTTTTCATATGTACTTATTTCTTATTAAAATATTTTGCTTTTAAGGATTTACACTTTAAACTGTTAAAAAAGCCTACGGCTAAATAA
- the mnmG gene encoding tRNA uridine 5-carboxymethylaminomethyl modification enzyme MnmG: protein MEYDVIIVGAGHAGVEAATAAARKKASTLLISMAYHDIGAMSCNPAIGGLGKGHIVREIDALDGLMGKIIDKAGIQFRVLNASKGSAVQGPRAQADRKLYRKYSQEFLQEYTHKYNLQILEGNVVNLNTANNKITGIILENGKSIKAKCVVLTTGTFLNGVIHCGETQYSAGRYGAKAAIGISDFLKQHNFAVCRFKTGTPARLDGNTINWDILTPQQGDATPQPFSFLTEKLNIEQIQCYITETNPVTHKIIADNLHKSAMYSGNISGKGPRYCPSIEDKIVRFAERNSHQVFLEPEGLDDATIYPNGLSTSLPEQVQLQFLRSMKGLEQVEVIRYGYAIEYDYVNPEELYSTMETKKIQGLFFAGQINGTTGYEEAAGQGLVAGVNAALCALNPERKIKEPFILDRFESYIGVMIDDLTHKGVAEPYRMFTSRAEYRMMLRANNADQRLSTKGYNYGIVSESRYKVFQEKLKLINYYKEKMAKYVVSPNNLLQYGITLNQDGIKRNALELLSISIISPADILRIWEDLQEIPENIMALINSDCKYFHYMKKQQEEIVRIKQHENINLPDSLKYEEIAGLSAELVETFNKFKPRTMGDINKIKGSTPSSALAIFLHLKKKQLI, encoded by the coding sequence TTGGAATATGATGTAATTATTGTTGGTGCTGGGCATGCTGGTGTTGAAGCCGCTACTGCTGCCGCAAGAAAAAAAGCCTCTACCCTTCTTATTAGCATGGCTTACCACGATATTGGAGCCATGTCTTGTAATCCTGCCATTGGTGGTTTAGGTAAAGGGCATATTGTCCGTGAAATAGATGCCCTAGACGGTTTAATGGGAAAAATTATAGACAAAGCAGGGATTCAATTTAGAGTTCTAAACGCTTCTAAAGGTTCTGCCGTTCAAGGTCCCCGAGCTCAAGCCGATAGAAAACTCTACAGAAAATATTCCCAAGAGTTTTTGCAAGAGTATACTCATAAGTATAATTTACAAATCCTTGAAGGCAATGTTGTTAACTTAAATACAGCAAATAATAAAATTACAGGAATTATTTTAGAAAATGGTAAAAGCATTAAGGCAAAATGTGTAGTATTAACTACCGGTACTTTTTTAAATGGAGTAATTCATTGTGGCGAAACACAATATTCAGCAGGAAGGTACGGAGCCAAAGCGGCAATAGGTATTAGTGATTTTTTAAAGCAACATAATTTTGCAGTGTGCCGTTTTAAAACTGGTACCCCTGCCCGCTTAGATGGTAACACTATTAACTGGGATATTCTTACACCTCAACAAGGAGATGCTACCCCCCAACCCTTTTCTTTTTTAACCGAAAAACTTAATATAGAACAAATTCAATGTTATATCACAGAAACTAACCCTGTAACCCATAAAATTATAGCTGATAATTTACATAAATCGGCTATGTATAGTGGCAATATTAGTGGTAAAGGACCCCGCTACTGCCCTTCCATTGAAGATAAAATAGTAAGGTTTGCTGAAAGAAATAGTCACCAAGTGTTTTTAGAACCTGAAGGTTTAGATGATGCCACTATCTACCCCAATGGGCTATCTACCTCTTTACCCGAACAAGTACAATTACAATTTTTACGTTCTATGAAAGGTTTAGAGCAAGTAGAAGTTATTCGTTATGGTTATGCTATTGAATACGATTATGTAAACCCTGAAGAGCTTTATTCCACTATGGAAACCAAAAAAATTCAGGGTTTGTTTTTTGCTGGACAAATCAATGGTACAACTGGCTACGAGGAAGCCGCAGGGCAAGGACTAGTAGCTGGTGTAAATGCGGCTCTATGTGCTTTAAATCCTGAAAGAAAGATAAAAGAACCTTTTATATTAGATCGTTTTGAATCTTATATAGGCGTAATGATAGACGACCTCACCCATAAAGGTGTAGCTGAACCTTATAGAATGTTTACCTCTCGGGCGGAATATCGTATGATGCTAAGAGCCAATAATGCCGACCAACGCCTTAGTACCAAAGGTTACAACTACGGCATAGTAAGTGAAAGCAGATACAAAGTTTTTCAAGAAAAACTAAAACTAATAAATTATTATAAGGAAAAAATGGCAAAATATGTGGTCTCTCCTAATAATTTATTACAATATGGGATTACCTTAAACCAAGATGGTATTAAAAGAAATGCCTTAGAATTGTTATCTATCTCTATTATTAGTCCGGCTGATATTCTTAGAATCTGGGAAGATCTCCAAGAGATTCCCGAAAATATTATGGCTTTAATTAACTCTGATTGTAAATATTTTCATTATATGAAAAAACAACAAGAAGAAATAGTTAGAATCAAGCAACATGAAAATATTAACTTACCAGATTCCTTAAAATACGAGGAAATAGCAGGTTTATCTGCCGAATTAGTGGAAACTTTTAATAAATTTAAACCTCGTACTATGGGTGATATTAATAAAATTAAAGGTTCTACCCCCTCTTCTGCTTTAGCAATTTTCTTACATTTAAAGAAGAAACAATTAATATAA
- the rsmG gene encoding Ribosomal RNA small subunit methyltransferase G produces the protein MPIYLQKLQHYVELITFWQTKFNLVSKNSVTNIWERHILDSLQLLKFITPITPINLSAIPTSSTSPTNCVAYISGDTSPVFTTNINANNPSVVSGKIIFDLGSGAGFPSVVLAIMDSQNTYYAIESNSKKCVFLQYVKRELKLDNFIVVNTRIENFILQQQVSPSVATQDYQALKINESKVVSHPLKAHIVISRALTGLKELLQYTEALLLPKGYGVFPKGASWQQELNSLSTQQQQIFTITPYNNLFATGGKVIICHAKQ, from the coding sequence ATGCCTATTTATTTACAAAAACTCCAACATTATGTAGAACTTATTACTTTTTGGCAAACTAAATTTAACTTGGTTTCAAAAAATAGTGTAACTAATATTTGGGAAAGGCACATCTTAGATTCCCTCCAATTACTTAAATTTATTACCCCTATTACCCCTATTAATCTTTCGGCTATCCCCACTTCTTCCACTTCACCTACTAATTGTGTGGCTTATATTTCAGGTGATACTTCGCCTGTGTTTACTACAAATATTAATGCTAACAACCCTAGTGTGGTTAGCGGAAAAATCATTTTTGATCTAGGAAGTGGTGCTGGTTTTCCTAGTGTAGTATTAGCCATTATGGACTCACAAAACACCTACTATGCCATTGAATCTAATAGTAAAAAATGCGTTTTTTTACAGTATGTGAAAAGAGAATTAAAATTAGATAATTTCATAGTTGTTAATACCCGAATAGAAAATTTTATTTTACAACAACAAGTTAGCCCATCTGTTGCAACACAAGATTATCAGGCTTTAAAAATTAATGAATCTAAGGTGGTTTCTCATCCTCTAAAAGCGCATATTGTTATATCTAGGGCTTTAACGGGCTTAAAGGAACTTCTACAATACACAGAAGCATTATTACTACCTAAGGGCTATGGAGTCTTCCCTAAAGGAGCTTCTTGGCAACAAGAATTAAATAGTTTATCAACCCAACAACAACAAATATTTACTATAACTCCTTATAATAATCTTTTTGCCACCGGTGGAAAAGTAATTATTTGCCACGCTAAGCAATAA
- the spo0C gene encoding Chromosome-partitioning protein Spo0J has translation MVDNEKYNSLLKNNKIKTTNSLGKGLSALLGDANTGATNQANSQSWQQVLEIELDKCIPSRHQARVEFNLDDLHSLAESIAKKGVLQPILLKQVDDKYEIIAGERRCRASVLVGKKTIPAIILQVNDLDSMEFGLIENLHRKDLTPMEEAKAYQRLLDEFNYTHDMIANLIGKSRSYVTNFLRLLKLPEESLELLNSGKISPGHAKILLGIPDIDGLTKQVVKYDLSVRETEQLAKFFQQKPAKAIKKGQSGYFHPSLALWSTNVNLQNKTLQVDIKCKSENSGEIKIKFKNLQELQKLLNI, from the coding sequence ATGGTTGATAACGAAAAATATAACTCTTTATTAAAGAATAATAAAATAAAAACAACTAATTCATTAGGTAAGGGATTATCTGCTTTATTAGGCGATGCAAACACAGGAGCTACTAACCAAGCTAATAGCCAGTCTTGGCAACAAGTTTTAGAGATAGAGTTAGATAAATGTATTCCCTCAAGACATCAGGCGAGGGTAGAGTTTAACCTTGATGACCTTCATAGTTTAGCTGAATCTATTGCTAAAAAAGGAGTTTTGCAACCTATTTTATTAAAGCAAGTAGATGATAAGTATGAAATTATAGCAGGGGAAAGACGTTGTCGGGCTTCAGTATTAGTTGGTAAGAAAACTATTCCTGCTATTATTTTACAAGTTAATGACCTAGATTCCATGGAATTTGGTTTAATTGAAAACTTGCATCGGAAAGACTTAACTCCTATGGAAGAGGCTAAGGCTTACCAAAGGCTCTTAGATGAATTTAATTATACCCATGATATGATTGCTAATTTAATAGGGAAAAGCCGAAGTTATGTTACTAATTTTTTACGTTTATTGAAACTACCGGAGGAATCTTTAGAGTTATTAAATAGTGGTAAAATTTCACCTGGTCATGCTAAAATTTTATTAGGAATTCCAGATATAGATGGATTAACCAAACAGGTAGTAAAATACGACTTAAGCGTGCGAGAAACCGAGCAATTAGCTAAATTTTTTCAGCAGAAACCAGCTAAAGCTATCAAAAAAGGGCAGAGTGGTTATTTTCACCCTAGTTTAGCCTTATGGAGCACTAATGTTAATTTGCAGAATAAAACATTACAAGTTGATATTAAATGTAAGTCGGAAAACAGTGGGGAAATCAAAATTAAATTTAAAAACCTCCAAGAGTTACAAAAATTACTGAATATATAA